A window of Ignavibacterium sp. contains these coding sequences:
- a CDS encoding LysM peptidoglycan-binding domain-containing protein, which yields MKKLNLIGILSLLFIFSAVSFAQEMTEEQWEAEMSRLKAKKDALTQEINALRSDIDNLKAMNLQDPEECIDELYQMVGANRNDVANFRQAVNELDGKIKRKEGPKADRQTDLDALKKNRISALPEFFNKVHVDMQRALDNWVEEPKEIMYTVVKGDHLWGIAKKKEHYGNGFAWPVIYKANRDKIKNPDLIYPKQVFKIPNLTEEEKAKYEKIRKNYKPAPVQ from the coding sequence ATGAAGAAATTAAATTTAATCGGCATTCTTTCCCTGTTGTTCATCTTCTCTGCAGTAAGTTTTGCTCAGGAGATGACCGAAGAACAGTGGGAAGCAGAAATGAGCAGACTTAAAGCTAAAAAGGATGCTCTTACTCAGGAAATTAATGCTTTAAGGTCAGATATCGACAACCTTAAAGCTATGAATCTTCAGGATCCTGAAGAGTGCATTGATGAACTCTATCAGATGGTTGGCGCTAATAGAAATGATGTTGCTAACTTCAGACAAGCAGTCAATGAACTTGATGGAAAAATTAAAAGAAAAGAAGGTCCGAAAGCTGACAGACAGACTGACCTTGATGCTTTAAAGAAAAACAGAATCAGTGCATTACCGGAATTCTTCAACAAAGTTCATGTTGATATGCAAAGAGCATTAGACAACTGGGTTGAAGAACCAAAAGAAATTATGTACACCGTTGTTAAAGGTGATCACTTATGGGGAATTGCTAAAAAGAAAGAACATTATGGTAATGGTTTTGCTTGGCCTGTAATTTACAAAGCTAACAGAGACAAGATTAAGAATCCTGATTTGATTTATCCAAAACAAGTATTCAAGATTCCTAATCTTACTGAAGAAGAAAAAGCTAAATACGAAAAAATCAGAAAAAACTATAAACCAGCTCCGGTTCAATAG
- a CDS encoding PhoH family protein yields MTVVEKKITLSNVDLASLLGVNDANLNLLEDRFNASITVRGDVVSIKGVLEEVESIEKILKEMVYVLNTSGKLNANDVETILNLTVEGKEVVSDNDFESIILYTKSDVVKAKTPGQKKYIQIAQKNDICFAIGPAGTGKTYLAVALAVSALKKGLVKKIILARPAVEAGESLGFLPGDFQEKIDPYLRPLYDALDEMLPTEKLRTYIEKGIVEIVPLAYMRGRTLNNAYVILDEAQNATALQMKMFLTRLGANSKAIITGDITQIDLPSKTKSGLIQAKEILQGINGVGFVYFDKEDVVRHKLVKDIINAYEKYSNGNGD; encoded by the coding sequence ATGACTGTAGTTGAAAAGAAAATTACTTTATCAAATGTAGATTTAGCTTCATTGCTTGGAGTTAATGATGCTAATCTAAACTTGCTTGAAGACAGATTTAATGCATCAATTACTGTTCGCGGTGATGTTGTAAGCATTAAAGGAGTGCTCGAAGAGGTAGAATCTATAGAAAAGATTTTAAAGGAAATGGTTTATGTTCTTAATACAAGTGGTAAATTGAATGCAAATGATGTTGAAACTATTCTGAACCTTACAGTAGAAGGCAAGGAGGTGGTTTCGGATAATGATTTCGAATCAATTATTCTTTATACTAAAAGTGATGTTGTTAAAGCCAAAACACCCGGACAGAAAAAGTATATTCAGATTGCACAAAAAAATGATATCTGCTTTGCAATTGGTCCTGCTGGAACAGGAAAAACCTATCTGGCAGTTGCCTTAGCAGTTTCTGCGCTTAAAAAAGGATTGGTGAAAAAAATAATTCTTGCTCGTCCGGCAGTTGAAGCTGGTGAAAGTCTTGGATTTTTACCAGGTGATTTCCAGGAAAAAATTGATCCTTATCTTCGTCCACTTTATGATGCACTTGATGAAATGCTTCCTACAGAAAAACTCAGAACCTATATTGAAAAGGGAATTGTGGAAATTGTACCGCTTGCTTACATGAGAGGTCGAACTTTGAATAATGCTTATGTTATACTTGATGAAGCACAAAATGCAACAGCTCTGCAAATGAAAATGTTTTTAACACGACTTGGTGCAAATTCTAAAGCTATCATTACCGGAGACATCACACAGATTGATTTACCATCAAAAACTAAAAGTGGTTTGATTCAGGCAAAAGAAATTCTGCAAGGTATTAATGGTGTCGGATTTGTTTACTTCGATAAAGAAGATGTTGTAAGACACAAGCTTGTTAAAGATATTATTAACGCTTATGAAAAATATTCTAACGGAAATGGTGATTAA
- the mazG gene encoding nucleoside triphosphate pyrophosphohydrolase, producing MTQTKFNELVQIVKRLRVECPWDREQTNDSIKSATIEEAYEVVEAIDKKDYEDLKKELGDLLLHVVFHTVIAEEQNHFTIDDVIETIKEKLIRRHPHVFGETKVNGSEEVKRNWEKIKLEEGRESILDGVPPYLPALQRAHRLQEKAAKVGFDWTDKADVWKKVIEEIQEMHEIDEKKKNSVSKEEAEKLSKKLEEEVGDVFFALVNYSRFLGVNPEEALRFTNNKFIKRFQYIESKLRENGKSVTDSNLEEMDKYWNESKNNKLT from the coding sequence ATGACGCAAACCAAATTTAATGAATTAGTTCAGATAGTTAAACGATTAAGAGTTGAATGTCCGTGGGACAGAGAACAAACAAATGATTCAATCAAATCAGCTACTATCGAAGAAGCTTACGAAGTTGTTGAAGCAATTGATAAAAAGGATTATGAGGATTTGAAAAAAGAATTAGGAGATCTTTTATTACATGTTGTATTTCATACAGTAATTGCAGAGGAACAAAATCATTTCACGATTGATGATGTAATTGAAACAATTAAAGAGAAACTTATCCGAAGACATCCGCATGTTTTTGGAGAAACCAAAGTAAATGGTTCAGAGGAAGTAAAAAGAAATTGGGAAAAGATAAAACTAGAGGAAGGCAGAGAATCAATTCTTGATGGCGTTCCACCTTATTTGCCAGCTTTGCAAAGAGCGCATCGCTTACAGGAAAAAGCTGCAAAAGTCGGTTTTGATTGGACTGATAAAGCTGATGTCTGGAAAAAAGTAATTGAGGAAATTCAGGAGATGCATGAGATTGATGAAAAAAAGAAGAATTCAGTTTCAAAAGAAGAAGCTGAAAAACTTTCAAAAAAACTGGAAGAAGAGGTTGGTGATGTGTTTTTTGCATTGGTGAATTATTCAAGATTTCTTGGAGTAAATCCCGAAGAAGCTTTGAGATTCACAAATAATAAATTCATAAAAAGATTTCAATACATTGAAAGCAAACTCAGAGAAAATGGTAAATCAGTTACAGATTCGAATTTGGAAGAAATGGACAAGTACTGGAACGAAAGTAAAAACAATAAACTTACTTAA
- a CDS encoding RidA family protein → MIEEKIKQLGFELPEVAKPLAAYIPAKKVGNLVMTSGQVPIVKGEMKFVGKVGKDLSEEDGQKAAQVCALNCLAAIKSVVGSLDDIEEVVKLTVFVNSADGFTAQPKVANGASELVGKIFGDNGLHVRSAVGVSELPLNAAVEIEMIVRVK, encoded by the coding sequence ATGATTGAAGAAAAAATTAAACAGCTTGGATTTGAATTACCTGAAGTCGCCAAACCGTTGGCAGCATATATTCCCGCAAAGAAAGTTGGAAATCTTGTAATGACATCCGGACAAGTCCCAATCGTTAAAGGTGAAATGAAATTTGTTGGTAAAGTTGGGAAAGATTTATCGGAAGAGGATGGACAAAAAGCAGCCCAGGTTTGTGCATTAAACTGTCTTGCTGCAATTAAAAGTGTTGTTGGTTCCCTTGATGATATTGAAGAAGTAGTTAAGCTTACAGTATTTGTAAACAGCGCCGATGGTTTTACTGCACAACCTAAAGTTGCAAACGGTGCTTCGGAGCTTGTGGGAAAAATATTTGGAGATAATGGTTTGCATGTCAGAAGTGCTGTTGGGGTAAGTGAACTTCCTTTGAATGCTGCAGTTGAAATTGAAATGATTGTAAGAGTAAAGTAG
- a CDS encoding shikimate kinase translates to MKRDLIFLTGFMASGKSTIGPILANTIGWDFLDLDKVIEEKTNKKIVEIFKEYGEEYFRKLESQTLKELTKLSKHVISLGGGTIESEDNLNQMKKSGILVYLETSPEAAYRRLRFKRDRPALLFDDNEPTKEEFLNRINTILNRRLKYYNQADLKINTDNKPVGITVDKLVKILRKDFHIEEN, encoded by the coding sequence ATGAAAAGGGATTTGATATTTTTAACCGGATTTATGGCTTCAGGCAAAAGTACAATTGGACCAATATTAGCAAACACAATTGGTTGGGACTTTTTAGATCTTGATAAAGTAATCGAGGAAAAAACAAATAAAAAAATAGTCGAGATATTTAAGGAATATGGCGAGGAATATTTTCGGAAACTTGAATCACAAACTCTGAAGGAATTAACTAAGCTTTCAAAACATGTTATTTCTCTTGGTGGTGGAACAATCGAAAGCGAAGATAACCTGAACCAGATGAAGAAAAGTGGAATTCTGGTCTATCTTGAAACTTCTCCAGAGGCAGCTTATCGTAGACTGAGATTTAAGCGTGACAGACCAGCATTACTTTTTGATGATAACGAACCAACTAAAGAAGAATTTCTCAATCGTATTAACACGATTCTTAACCGAAGGTTGAAATATTACAATCAGGCAGATCTGAAAATAAATACTGATAACAAACCTGTGGGAATAACTGTTGACAAACTTGTAAAAATTCTCAGAAAGGATTTTCACATTGAAGAAAATTAA
- the aroB gene encoding 3-dehydroquinate synthase encodes MKKINVKTESKSYDVLIGQNVFSQLIKDLNKTDFKVLVVCDSNVYKLHKNRIDDLLNSKKNFYVYAFNSTERNKNLRNTELIYKYLLKNNFSRKDSIIALGGGIVGDVAGFVAATYMRGIPFYQVPTTLLSVVDSSVGGKTGINFLEVKNLIGAFYQPEKVYADLNFLETLPLKEIISGAGEIFKYAFLADEENYLLIRNKLAKLLSEKKFDENLVAQCIKLKAAVVENDEKEMSGLRKVLNLGHTFAHAFESTMKFQIKHGEAVIAGIFASLIVSKKLGLVSESEMKKYLSDFQFLPLNKKLFNIDLCTVIKFMKSDKKTSEGKIKLVLISKPGNVLIDVSVKEQLVKKSLEELFERFRGV; translated from the coding sequence TTGAAGAAAATTAATGTTAAAACAGAGAGTAAGTCTTACGATGTTTTAATCGGACAAAATGTTTTTTCTCAACTTATCAAAGATTTAAATAAAACTGATTTCAAAGTTTTGGTTGTTTGTGATAGCAATGTTTACAAGTTACATAAAAACAGAATAGATGATCTATTAAATTCAAAAAAAAATTTTTATGTCTACGCATTTAATTCTACCGAGAGAAATAAAAATCTCAGAAATACAGAATTGATTTATAAGTATTTATTGAAGAATAATTTCTCGAGAAAAGATTCTATTATTGCTCTTGGTGGTGGAATAGTTGGGGATGTCGCCGGATTTGTTGCAGCAACTTATATGAGAGGAATTCCTTTTTATCAGGTTCCTACAACACTTCTTTCAGTGGTTGATAGCTCTGTTGGCGGGAAAACCGGAATAAACTTTCTTGAAGTAAAAAACTTAATTGGAGCATTTTATCAACCAGAAAAAGTTTATGCTGATCTGAATTTTTTAGAAACTCTTCCTCTCAAAGAAATTATTTCAGGTGCCGGAGAAATATTTAAATATGCATTTCTTGCTGATGAAGAAAATTATCTTTTGATAAGAAATAAACTTGCTAAACTTCTTTCAGAAAAAAAGTTTGATGAAAATCTGGTTGCACAATGTATTAAACTTAAAGCAGCAGTTGTTGAGAATGATGAAAAAGAGATGTCGGGATTGAGAAAAGTATTAAACCTTGGTCATACATTTGCACATGCATTTGAGTCAACGATGAAATTTCAGATTAAACATGGAGAAGCTGTTATAGCAGGAATATTTGCTTCCTTAATTGTATCTAAAAAGCTTGGCTTAGTTTCGGAATCAGAAATGAAAAAATATTTGTCTGACTTTCAGTTTCTTCCTCTAAATAAAAAACTTTTTAATATTGATCTATGTACTGTTATTAAATTTATGAAATCGGATAAGAAAACTTCTGAAGGAAAAATTAAATTGGTTCTGATTTCAAAGCCGGGAAATGTTTTGATTGATGTATCTGTCAAAGAACAATTAGTAAAAAAATCATTGGAAGAATTGTTTGAAAGGTTCAGAGGTGTTTAA
- the nadA gene encoding quinolinate synthase NadA, with the protein MTDSIVNTALDLREEIIKLKKDLNAVILAHYYQESEIQDIADFVGDSLELAKKAKATDADVIVFAGVHFMAETAKILNPNKLVLIPDLEASCSLAEGCPADEFKKFREAHPDHIAITYINCTAEVKALSDIICTSSNAEKIISQIPVDKPILFSPDRNLGKYLIKKTGREMLLWEGSCIVHETFSERKILELKVKYPDAKLIAHPECEEPVLMHADFIGSTSKLLKFIQEDDSNSYIVATETGIIHQMKKARPDKNFIPAPPQDESCSCNECPYMKLNTMEKVYLCMKNKFPEIVMDEELRLGALKPIERMLEMS; encoded by the coding sequence ATGACTGATTCAATCGTTAATACAGCTTTGGACTTGAGAGAAGAGATTATTAAACTAAAAAAAGATTTGAATGCTGTAATTCTCGCTCACTACTATCAGGAATCAGAAATTCAGGATATTGCCGATTTTGTTGGTGACAGTCTTGAATTGGCTAAAAAAGCAAAAGCAACTGATGCAGATGTAATAGTTTTTGCCGGTGTTCATTTTATGGCAGAGACAGCAAAAATTCTGAATCCAAATAAACTGGTTTTAATACCTGACCTGGAAGCAAGCTGTTCATTAGCCGAAGGTTGTCCTGCTGATGAGTTTAAAAAATTCAGAGAAGCACATCCCGATCATATTGCAATTACATACATCAACTGCACGGCAGAAGTTAAAGCATTGAGTGATATTATTTGCACTTCAAGCAATGCTGAAAAAATTATCAGTCAGATTCCTGTTGATAAGCCAATTTTATTTTCGCCAGACAGAAATCTTGGTAAATATCTAATCAAAAAAACGGGACGAGAAATGCTTCTTTGGGAAGGAAGCTGCATCGTTCACGAGACATTCAGCGAAAGAAAAATTTTGGAACTTAAAGTAAAATATCCTGATGCTAAACTTATTGCTCATCCGGAGTGTGAAGAACCTGTATTAATGCATGCCGATTTTATTGGTTCAACTAGTAAGTTGTTGAAGTTTATTCAGGAGGATGATTCAAACAGTTACATAGTTGCAACTGAAACAGGAATAATTCACCAGATGAAAAAAGCCAGACCAGATAAAAATTTTATTCCGGCACCACCTCAGGATGAATCCTGTTCTTGCAATGAATGTCCATATATGAAATTGAATACTATGGAAAAAGTTTACTTGTGTATGAAAAACAAATTCCCTGAAATTGTAATGGATGAAGAACTGCGGCTCGGAGCTCTCAAACCAATTGAGCGAATGCTTGAAATGAGTTAA
- a CDS encoding HAMP domain-containing sensor histidine kinase, translating to MKMSGGPASVNLKLILILIALAIAFGTLYYTNQLVSKLQEKERQIVELYAKGIEYIANTDNPDADITFLFDNIIKPIDFPLILTDKDDNINLDSKSDLRNIKLDSTLSRKQQEEFLYKMMKEMDELHPPINITYADTLILTRIHYGDSELIKQLQFYPYLQIAIAGLFILLGYIGFSYIKKSEQSNIWVGMAKETAHQFGTPISSLMGWLEMLKLNYNDPNKVLDIAEEISNDVEKLNKITIRFSKIGSKPDLKPQNLFEEVTKVTDYFNRRLPQTGKTVELQIKGDKNLCAMINSDLFEWVIENLIKNALDAIEDKNGLIAINIIEGKKFAEVEVADNGKGIDLKRRKDVFRPGYSTKKRGWGLGLSLSKRIIEGYHGGKIFVKSSIPNEGTVFKILLKKC from the coding sequence ATGAAAATGTCAGGCGGTCCTGCCTCTGTTAACTTAAAGCTAATTCTGATATTGATTGCATTGGCAATTGCTTTCGGAACTTTGTACTACACAAATCAATTAGTTTCTAAGCTTCAGGAAAAAGAAAGACAGATTGTTGAACTTTATGCAAAAGGCATTGAGTATATTGCTAATACCGATAATCCTGATGCGGATATAACTTTTCTTTTTGATAATATCATTAAACCGATTGACTTCCCGCTCATCTTAACAGATAAAGATGATAACATCAATCTGGATAGTAAATCTGATTTAAGGAATATTAAACTTGATTCAACTCTTTCAAGAAAACAGCAGGAAGAATTTCTTTATAAAATGATGAAAGAAATGGATGAACTTCATCCGCCAATCAATATTACCTATGCTGATACTCTAATCCTTACCAGAATTCATTATGGTGATTCGGAACTCATTAAACAACTTCAGTTTTATCCCTATCTTCAAATTGCGATTGCAGGATTGTTTATTCTTCTTGGTTATATCGGATTCAGTTATATCAAAAAATCTGAGCAGAGCAATATCTGGGTTGGAATGGCGAAAGAAACTGCACATCAGTTTGGAACACCGATTTCAAGTCTGATGGGTTGGCTTGAAATGCTAAAACTTAATTACAACGATCCGAATAAGGTATTAGACATTGCAGAAGAAATTTCTAATGATGTAGAAAAACTAAATAAGATTACTATTCGATTTTCAAAAATTGGTAGCAAACCTGATTTAAAACCACAAAATCTTTTTGAAGAAGTAACTAAAGTAACCGACTATTTTAACAGAAGATTACCACAAACAGGCAAAACAGTTGAACTGCAAATAAAAGGAGATAAAAATCTTTGTGCGATGATAAACTCTGATTTATTTGAATGGGTTATTGAAAATCTTATTAAAAATGCTCTTGATGCTATTGAAGATAAAAACGGTTTGATTGCTATAAACATTATTGAAGGTAAAAAATTTGCAGAGGTGGAAGTTGCTGATAACGGAAAAGGTATTGATTTAAAGAGAAGAAAAGATGTTTTCAGACCAGGTTATAGCACAAAGAAACGCGGTTGGGGTTTAGGGTTAAGTCTTTCAAAAAGAATAATTGAAGGTTATCACGGCGGAAAAATTTTTGTTAAATCATCAATTCCAAATGAAGGTACTGTCTTCAAAATTCTATTGAAGAAATGTTAG
- a CDS encoding adenylosuccinate synthase, translating to MSATVLVGSQWGDEGKGKIVDILSENFDIVARYQGGANAGHTVMIGDKQYILHLIPSGILRENVICVIGNGVVIDPQALLEEIALLESHGISVEGRLFISQNAHLIMPYHKLLDSISELGEQKIGTTGRGIGPCYIDKYARKGIRIVDLLNRTELEKKIRMNLKEKNDLLQKIYSHEGLDVEAIVKQYLEFDKAIDKYIKDVPAYLNQALDEGKSVLLEGAQGTFLDVDHGTYPFVTSSNPTSGGACTGTGIPPTRINSVIGIVKAYTTRVGNGPFPTELTDEEGERLRQIGAEFGATTGRPRRCGWFDAFLVSYSKMINGITSAAVTKLDVLSNYEKIKVCIGYELNGKRLKTFPTNVEHLNNVKPIYEEVDGWMEDISNCTDYDSLPEKTKNYLNFIAKHSGINISIVSVGPKRKQTFWVTR from the coding sequence ATGAGTGCAACCGTATTAGTCGGCTCGCAGTGGGGCGATGAAGGCAAAGGAAAAATTGTTGATATACTAAGTGAAAATTTTGATATAGTTGCCCGTTATCAGGGTGGTGCTAATGCCGGACACACTGTGATGATTGGCGATAAACAATATATCCTTCATTTAATTCCATCAGGCATTCTAAGAGAAAATGTAATTTGTGTTATAGGCAACGGAGTGGTTATTGACCCACAGGCTTTGCTGGAGGAAATAGCTCTTCTCGAATCACACGGAATAAGTGTTGAAGGAAGATTGTTTATCAGTCAGAATGCTCATCTTATAATGCCTTATCACAAACTTCTCGATTCAATAAGTGAACTTGGCGAACAGAAAATCGGAACCACAGGCAGAGGGATTGGTCCGTGTTATATTGATAAGTATGCCCGTAAAGGAATCAGAATTGTAGATTTGTTGAATAGAACTGAGCTTGAGAAAAAAATCAGAATGAACCTTAAGGAAAAAAATGATTTACTTCAGAAAATCTATTCACACGAAGGTTTGGATGTTGAAGCGATTGTAAAACAATATCTCGAATTTGATAAAGCAATAGATAAATACATAAAAGATGTTCCTGCATATTTGAATCAGGCACTTGACGAAGGTAAATCAGTATTGCTTGAAGGTGCACAGGGAACATTCCTGGATGTTGACCACGGGACTTATCCTTTTGTTACTTCAAGCAATCCGACTTCAGGTGGTGCTTGCACAGGAACAGGAATCCCACCAACAAGAATTAATTCAGTAATCGGAATTGTTAAAGCATATACTACTCGTGTTGGAAACGGTCCATTCCCAACCGAGCTTACAGATGAAGAAGGTGAAAGACTTCGACAAATAGGAGCGGAGTTTGGTGCAACAACAGGTCGTCCTCGTCGTTGTGGATGGTTCGATGCATTTCTTGTTTCATATTCTAAAATGATAAATGGAATTACATCCGCTGCCGTAACAAAACTTGATGTCCTAAGCAATTACGAAAAAATAAAAGTATGTATTGGTTACGAATTGAACGGTAAAAGATTAAAAACTTTCCCAACAAATGTTGAACATCTGAACAATGTAAAACCAATTTACGAAGAAGTTGATGGTTGGATGGAAGATATTTCCAATTGTACAGATTATGATTCTTTGCCCGAGAAAACCAAAAACTATCTGAATTTTATAGCAAAGCATTCCGGAATTAATATCAGCATTGTTTCGGTTGGTCCGAAAAGAAAACAAACTTTCTGGGTGACCCGATAA
- a CDS encoding STAS domain-containing protein, with the protein MKIKTYEKYNAVVVELKGDVMGGDDTKEFNQLLHKLIDEGKKNVIIDLSGVKFMNSSGLGMLISGLTTMKKENGNLKLANVGDKIESLLIITKLITIFETYESVDEAVKSLGE; encoded by the coding sequence ATGAAAATTAAAACTTATGAAAAGTATAATGCAGTTGTTGTTGAGCTCAAAGGTGATGTTATGGGCGGAGATGACACGAAAGAATTTAATCAGCTCTTACACAAACTGATTGATGAAGGCAAGAAAAATGTAATAATTGATCTTTCCGGAGTTAAATTTATGAATAGCTCTGGACTGGGAATGTTAATCAGCGGATTAACAACAATGAAAAAAGAAAATGGAAATCTTAAACTTGCCAATGTTGGCGATAAGATTGAAAGTCTTCTCATTATTACAAAACTCATTACAATTTTTGAAACCTACGAATCCGTTGATGAAGCTGTTAAAAGCTTAGGTGAATAA
- a CDS encoding RNA polymerase sigma factor, translating into MNSDNKKEDMEQPKILTLDDDFSLIKQFIDGDDDAFKVLVNRHKEKVRNIIYLTLMEPDVIDDIAQDVFITVFKNLKHFRFESQFTTWLYRITVNKCKDYLRKKAVRRIFSPIKDEEEDIASFRINEDPDIKEIVRNAIAQLPDKLRIPLVLRDMEGFSYQEIAETLNCEIGTVKSRIFRAREALRKILEPLEKELFV; encoded by the coding sequence ATGAATTCTGATAATAAAAAAGAAGATATGGAACAGCCCAAAATATTAACTCTTGATGACGATTTTTCGTTAATCAAACAATTTATTGATGGTGATGATGATGCCTTCAAAGTTCTTGTAAACCGGCATAAGGAAAAGGTTCGTAACATTATTTATCTTACTTTGATGGAACCTGATGTAATTGATGATATTGCTCAGGATGTTTTTATTACAGTATTCAAAAACCTTAAACACTTCAGGTTCGAATCTCAATTCACGACCTGGCTTTATAGAATTACTGTTAATAAGTGTAAAGATTATCTTCGTAAAAAAGCTGTCAGAAGAATATTTTCACCAATAAAAGATGAAGAAGAAGATATCGCTTCTTTCAGAATAAATGAAGATCCTGATATCAAAGAAATTGTCAGAAATGCAATTGCTCAGCTACCTGATAAGCTGAGGATTCCATTAGTGCTCAGAGATATGGAAGGATTCAGTTATCAGGAGATTGCTGAAACACTTAACTGTGAAATTGGAACTGTTAAATCAAGAATTTTCAGGGCAAGAGAAGCTCTGCGGAAAATTCTTGAACCACTTGAAAAGGAGTTGTTTGTATGA